A stretch of Imperialibacter roseus DNA encodes these proteins:
- a CDS encoding SOS response-associated peptidase family protein, whose product MCGQLGYFSERMTRDDWADAREDMKHLQEILDSTPVTKTYHNPTGSRCWAILQEDPGEMIQAQFGYYHEYKGKLSWRFNVRSEGGFHNQSEDPNYDGPWEIFTNPFAREQIIKRRCVVPANFFVEQPLGGKPKKKFIIRKKTAEVEYPAFFLGAIYDWITDKETGEYYPGFSLITTAAAPIMKPVLHPRSPLIIPPKLVYDWLDPQLTEDQIISFFGPFDSSGFETFEVDTVIAKKKLPIPEDDESLIMPISEIYPG is encoded by the coding sequence ATGTGTGGACAGTTGGGATACTTTTCAGAAAGGATGACTCGTGACGATTGGGCGGATGCCAGGGAGGACATGAAACACCTCCAGGAAATCCTTGATTCAACACCCGTTACCAAAACTTATCACAACCCTACAGGGTCGAGATGCTGGGCTATCCTTCAGGAGGATCCTGGTGAAATGATTCAGGCCCAATTCGGCTATTACCATGAGTACAAAGGGAAATTGAGCTGGCGGTTTAATGTTAGGAGCGAAGGTGGGTTTCACAACCAGAGCGAAGACCCCAATTATGACGGCCCCTGGGAAATCTTCACTAACCCTTTTGCCCGTGAGCAAATTATTAAACGACGTTGTGTTGTTCCGGCGAATTTCTTTGTTGAACAGCCACTTGGTGGTAAGCCAAAAAAGAAGTTTATCATCCGCAAAAAAACTGCTGAAGTTGAATACCCTGCCTTCTTCCTCGGTGCCATCTATGACTGGATAACCGACAAGGAAACAGGGGAATACTATCCCGGATTTTCTTTGATTACAACAGCAGCGGCTCCAATCATGAAGCCTGTGCTACACCCAAGAAGCCCGCTTATAATACCACCAAAATTGGTTTACGATTGGCTCGATCCTCAATTGACGGAGGATCAAATCATTTCGTTCTTTGGCCCATTTGATTCCTCCGGCTTCGAAACTTTTGAGGTGGATACCGTGATCGCAAA